A region of Solanum dulcamara chromosome 7, daSolDulc1.2, whole genome shotgun sequence DNA encodes the following proteins:
- the LOC129894992 gene encoding uncharacterized protein LOC129894992: MLAWSVVSGQWSLTQRTEQTVSATMGTAGACYSVPLNYQFHRRPLHFVYLRQPTFLLPVTWSLNTFSRRQIIKLYCRRSSGSRFLLNPARALLSSQSRESGSREVDPDLRSVLELATDSELYELQRILFGPSYFSPLLKSVTKRTEFDYVMVGEDPEERDEFLSMLESRFLYLAADARSTLRGRRPSYREVLLGVREKLNIRCSAKLSAEDLEAEIFLHLLQEYSSSKESLEAFDGHGSLEFGLSKWKVQAAAAIKAGAEGVRSVILKGGGVLTLGKIYSGLARRFSGKMLLEAANYQISREVLKKGGEVAALNLESRLAMLAAKKGLAGAASRYFGLRSMMTFLGPILWGTLLADVVIQMLGTDYARIVRAIYAFAQIRITRTYKTSDVQ, from the exons ATGCTTGCGTGGTCAGTGGTCAGTGGTCAGTGGTCACTGACTCAGAGGACTGAGCAGACTGTGTCCGCAACAATGGGTACCGCCGGAGCTTGCTACTCCGTTCCACTGAACTACCAATTCCACCGGCGGCCACTTCATTTTGTCTATCTACGTCAACCTACCTTTCTCCTCCCTGTCACTTGGTCACTCAACACTTTCTCTCGTCGACAA atTATCAAATTATATTGCCGTCGAAGTTCCGGCTCAAGGTTCCTCTTAAATCCTGCCCGTGCTTTACTTTCAAGTCAATCTCGAG AGAGTGGCAGCAGAGAAGTTGATCCAGATCTTCGGTCTGTGCTTGAACTTGCGACTGATTCTGAACTCTATGAACTTCAAAGAATTTTATTTGGTCCAAG TTACTTTAGCCCATTGTTGAAGTCAGTAACAAAGAGAACTGAATTTGATTATGTTATGGTCGGAGAGGACCCAGAGGAGAGGGATGAATTTTTGTCAATGCTTGAATCAAGATTTTTATACCTTGCAGCTGATGCACGATCCACATTGAG GGGTAGGAGACCATCGTATAGGGAGGTATTGCTTGGTGTCAgggaaaaattaaatataaggTGCTCAGCCAAATTGTCTGCAGAAGACTTGGAAGCTGAGATTTTTCTTCATCTGCTGCAAGAGTACTCAAG CTCAAAAGAAAGCTTGGAGGCTTTTGATGGGCATGGCAGTCTAGAATTTGGGCTTAGTAAGTGGAAGGTACAAGCTGCTGCTGCAATAAAAGCTGGGGCAGAAGGGGTCCGCTCAGTAATATTAAAG GGTGGAGGGGTGCTAACATTGGGGAAGATATACAGCGGG TTAGCCAGGAGATTTTCGGGAAAGATGCTATTGGAGGCTGCCAACTATCAGATAAGTAGGGAAGTTCTTAAAAAG GGTGGAGAAGTGGCAGCTCTTAATCTGGAGTCCAGATTGGCCATGCTGGCTGCAAAAAAG GGCTTAGCGGGTGCCGCGTCCCGTTATTTTGGATTAAGGAGCATGATGACGTTTCTTGGCCCAAT TCTGTGGGGAACACTTCTAGCAGATGTTGTCATTCAAATGCTTGGAACTGATTATGCTAGAATCGTGCGAGCTATTTATGCATTCGCACAG ATCCGAATCACGCGCACATACAAAACATCTGATGTTCAATAA
- the LOC129895167 gene encoding uncharacterized protein LOC129895167: MALRRMLGYSDGELMRSDAKPCSRLMRQTAGIFSVGGALGFWILCRLHYGPRITVPRSLRWATCGAVSVSSSTALLVRLFSPECEPQNIAAYDKTG, translated from the exons ATGGCTTTGAGGCGTATGCTTGGGTATTCGGATGGAGAGTTAATGAGATCAGATGCAAAACCTTGTTCAAGACTAATGAGACAAACAGCTGGGATTTTTTCTGTTGGAGGAGCATTAGGATTTTGGATTCTTTGCCGATTGCACTATG GTCCTCGAATCACAGTTCCTAGAAGTCTTAGATGGGCAACTTGTGGGGCTGTTTCTGTGAGCTCAAGCACTGCTTTGCTAGTTCGTCTATTTAGTCCTGAATGTGAACCACAAAACATAGCTGCCTACGATAAGACTGGatga
- the LOC129895118 gene encoding protein REDOX 2-like — protein sequence MEEVVHAPEVVLNSGYKMPVLGMGTASYPMPIDELTSIFVEAIKTGYRHFDTAALYRSEEAIGRAVAEAIARGIIKNRQEVFITSKLWCTDAHPQLVLPALKNTLGELGLDYVDLYLIHWPISMKPGPVDILKFKKEDIVPFDMKGVWQAMEECCKLGLAKSIGVSNFSCTKLSHLLQIATIPPAVNQVEMNVTWQQQKLLEFCKEKGVHVSAYSPLGSNGASWNSPIINDIATAKQKIIPQVALRWIYEQGASVIVKSFNKERMKQNLEIFDWELSTEHNFRIQDIPQRKGYKGEEFTHPNGPYKSVDEIWDGEI from the exons ATGGAGGAAGTAGTGCACGCACCGGAAGTTGTACTAAATTCAGGCTACAAGATGCCTGTGTTAGGCATGGGAACTGCATCGTATCCCATGCCGATAGATGAATTAACATCTATTTTTGTTGAGGCCATTAAGACAGGATACCGCCATTTTGACACCGCCGCGTTGTATCGGTCGGAGGAGGCCATTGGCAGAGCTGTGGCGGAAGCAATAGCGCGGGGCATTATAAAGAATCGACAAGAAGTGTTCATCACTTCTAAGTTATGGTGCACCGATGCACACCCTCAACTTGTCCTCCCTGCCCTCAAAAACACACTTGG GGAATTGGGGCTCGATTACGTGGACTTGTATCTAATACATTGGCCAATAAGCATGAAACCCGGCCCGGTTGATATCCTGAAATTCAAAAAGGAAGACATTGTCCCTTTTGATATGAAAGGGGTATGGCAAGCAATGGAAGAATGCTGCAAGTTGGGCCTTGCAAAGTCTATTGGAGTCAGCAATTTCAGTTGTACCAAACTCTCACATCTCCTCCAAATTGCTACCATTCCTCCAGCAGTTAATCAA GTAGAAATGAATGTGACATGGCAGCAACAAAAATTGCTAGAGTTTTGTAAAGAGAAAGGTGTTCATGTAAGCGCCTATTCTCCATTGGGATCCAATGGTGCCTCGTGGAATAGCCCAATCATTAATGACATCGCAACTGCTAAACAAAAGATTATCCCTCAG GTGGCTTTGAGATGGATATATGAGCAAGGGGCAAGTGTGATAGTGAAGAGTTTTAACAAAGAGAGGATGAAACAGaaccttgaaatatttgattggGAACTTAGCACTGAACATAATTTCAGAATTCAAGATATACCTCAGAGAAAGGGATATAAGGGAGAGGAATTTACTCATCCAAACGGGCCCTACAAATCTGTGGATGAAATTTGGGATGGAGAAATCTGA
- the LOC129894528 gene encoding CASP-like protein 4D1, whose product MATSKRIIINSIAVLRILTLSACAASLALIVTNNFKLDGDKTKFSDIKGFRYVLAAAAGGVLYSLIQLPFALYQAVKEKRLITGQFLPVFDFYGDKVIAFFLASGVGVGFGVSIELKKFIDQLVDGFESLGVTGLDEFGDKTEKFLDRGIIASGVLLAGFVTMAILTILTSAYPKGRGF is encoded by the exons ATGGCAACGTCTAAACGTATAATAATCAATTCAATTGCTGTGCTGAGAATACTTACTCTCTCGGCATGCGCAGCTTCCCTTGCGCTTATTGTTACCAACAACTTCAAACTTGATGGAGACAAAACCAAATTCAGTGACATCAAAGGCTTCAG GTACGTGTTAGCAGCGGCAGCAGGGGGAGTGCTCTATTCATTAATTCAGCTGCCTTTCGCATTGTATCAAGCCGTGAAGGAGAAGAGGTTGATCACCGGACAGTTTCTTCCCGTATTTGATTTCTACGGAGATAAG GTGATAGCATTTTTCTTGGCAAGTGGAGTTGGGGTGGGATTTGGAGTCAGTATTGAACTCAAAAAATTCATAGACCAATTGGTGGATGGCTTCGAAAGTTTAGGTGTAACTGGACTGGACGAGTTTGGGGACAAAACCGAAAAATTTCTAGATAGGGGAATTATTGCCAGTGGAGTCCTCCTTGCTGGTTTTGTTACCATGGCTATACTCACCATTCTTACTTCTGCCTACCCTAAAGGAAGAGGCTTTTAG
- the LOC129896803 gene encoding uncharacterized protein LOC129896803: protein MNAQLNSTPNFIQENAAGSDSDSNPDDSPEYYEPISSTADEDDVHISDQIPNHVQNSDDEECDESSYFHRLPNGYANCVENGISSLDLSDEDGEYKSEVEEEVEAEEERMRAVSDIAVRRAFREDESRRNTPLTAENATRVMEAMRRISFGGVAPDWTSQVPEDQWIDHLQRLRRPPTTTSTN from the exons ATGAACGCTCAGTTGAATTCTACACCGAATTTTATTCAAG AGAACGCCGCCGGAAGTGATTCCGACTCGAACCCTGACGATTCGCCGGAATATTACGAGCCAATCTCTTCCACCGCTGATGAAGACGATGTGCATATCTCCGATCAGATTCCTAATCATGTTCAGAACTCCGATGATGAAGAGTGCGACGAATCTAGTTATTTTCATCGCCTCCCTAATGGCTATGCAAATTGCGTAGAGAACGGGATATCATCACTGGATCTAAGTGACGAGGATGGTGAATATAAGAGTGAGGTTGAAGAAGAGGTGGAGGCGGAGGAGGAGAGAATGAGAGCGGTGTCTGATATTGCTGTACGGAGAGCGTTCAGAGAGGACGAGAGCCGTCGCAACACTCCATTGACGGCGGAGAATGCAACGAGAGTAATGGAAGCCATGCGTAGGATTTCTTTTGGTGGAGTCGCTCCTGATTGGACCAGCCAAGTTCCGGAGGATCAGTGGATCGATCATCTACAAAGATTGAGAAGACCACCAACTACTACCTCGACGAACTGA
- the LOC129895950 gene encoding probable arabinose 5-phosphate isomerase, with amino-acid sequence MGSLPPPYLDFFHNSSSKQDSIDPDQLLKLFKAQQSYLNHFFQNLDLSQTLTFTQTLHNAKGTIYFTGVGKSGFVSQKISQTLVSLGIKSGFLSPVDALHGDIGILDPQDVLVMFSKSGNTEELLKLVPCAKAKRVFLISVTSVKPNSLMGVCDLNVHLPLERELCPFDLAPVTSTAIQMVFGDTVAIALMGARNLSREEYAANHPAGRIGKSLIFKVRDVMKKKEDLPICKEGDLIMDQLVELTSKGCGCLLVIDEEFHLLGTFTDGDLRRTLKASGEGIFKLTVGEMCNRKPRIIGPDAMAVDAMQKMESLPSPVQFLPVIDQDNVLIGIVTLHGLVSAGL; translated from the exons ATGGGGTCTCTTCCACCACCTTATCTGGACTTCTTTCATAACTCTTCCTCAAAGCAAGATTCAATTGACCCAGATCAACTTCTTAAACTCTTCAAAGCCCAGCAGAGTTATCtcaatcatttctttcaaaATCTTGATCTTTCTCAAACTCTTACTTTCACCCAAACTCTCCATAATGCCAAAGGTACTATTTACTTTACTGGTGTTGGGAAATCTGGGTTTGTTTCCCAGAAAATTTCACAGACCCTTGTTTCTCTGGGTATCAAATCTGGGTTTTTATCCCCTGTTGATGCCCTTCATGGAGACATTGGCATTTTGGATCCACAAGATGTTTTGGTTATGTTTAGCAAAAGCGGGAATACGGAAGAATTGTTAAAGCTTGTGCCTTGTGCAAAGGCTAAACGGGTCTTTTTGATTTCGGTTACTTCGGTAAAGCCTAATTCTTTGATGGGTGTGTGTGATCTGAATGTGCATTTGCctctagagagagaattatgtCCTTTTGATTTGGCACCTGTGACGTCTACCGCTATTCAGATGGTGTTTGGAGATACGGTGGCGATTGCTTTGATGGGGGCGAGGAATTTGAGCCGGGAAGAGTATGCTGCCAACCACCCTGCTGGGAGGATCGGGAAAAGCTTGATCTTCAAG GTGAGAGATgtgatgaagaagaaagaagatctTCCAATTTGCAAGGAGGGAGATCTTATTATGGATCAACTAGTGGAGCTGACAAGCAAAGGATGCGGGTGCCTCCTTGTTATTGATGAGGAGTTTCATCTGCTTGGCACATTCACCGATGGTGATTTACGTCGGACATTGAAAGCCAGCGGGGAAGGAATCTTCAAGCTTACAGTTGGAGAAATGTGTAACAG GAAACCAAGGATAATTGGTCCAGATGCTATGGCAGTTGATGCAATGCAGAAGATGGAATCTCTGCCATCTCCAGTCCAGTTCTTGCCAGTTATTGATCAAGATAATGTCTTGATTGGTATTGTTACCTTACATGGACTGGTCTCAGCAGGCTTATGA